In the Chloroherpetonaceae bacterium genome, one interval contains:
- a CDS encoding M48 family metallopeptidase has protein sequence MRQLFCFILALLFLQAELAFAQRVYTKRDNSQVRDGAGSYYKLIATLSANTPLTMLEKADRWVKVELPDKKTRGWIAENCLEEKQVPSTRVITKWSTAQASRAAVAAAVKGFAKRSKKFTDKTLDIVLDQTFNEFSEAEFRAFKRELQAQGEPTKVSFAALGLEPPMYDARLNELAVGAGVAARLASEFGVIQNPRLSKYVNMICAAIVEQTPFYDWDFSVFILQDETINGFACPGGYIFLTKGMIDACQDESELAAVIAHEIAHVIRRHGMEELTKRIAKIRAAEAFAELEQEMEEEMDESEQELEEIAAESYERAIRKRLLKYEFEADRYGAYLAAQAGYDPFGIIRISETVALAQAKMAEPKVYSSEYFAPDDARERIKQIRAFVSTHYKPTTKGRFKERFMRNTR, from the coding sequence ATGCGCCAGTTATTTTGCTTTATTCTTGCGCTACTCTTTCTGCAAGCAGAGCTTGCGTTTGCGCAGCGGGTCTATACCAAGCGCGACAATAGCCAAGTGCGCGATGGCGCTGGCTCTTACTACAAGCTCATTGCAACACTGAGCGCTAACACCCCCCTTACGATGCTCGAAAAAGCTGACCGCTGGGTGAAGGTGGAACTGCCTGACAAGAAGACACGTGGCTGGATTGCCGAAAACTGCTTAGAAGAAAAGCAAGTGCCCAGCACGCGCGTCATCACCAAGTGGAGCACGGCGCAAGCCTCTCGTGCTGCTGTAGCAGCGGCAGTCAAAGGCTTCGCAAAACGCTCCAAGAAATTCACCGATAAAACGCTGGACATCGTGCTTGACCAGACGTTTAATGAATTTTCCGAAGCTGAGTTCCGAGCGTTCAAGCGGGAGTTGCAGGCACAAGGTGAGCCAACCAAAGTATCGTTCGCTGCGCTGGGTCTTGAACCACCGATGTATGATGCCCGGCTCAATGAACTTGCAGTGGGCGCAGGCGTCGCGGCTCGCCTTGCTTCTGAATTTGGTGTCATTCAAAATCCGCGACTTAGTAAGTATGTCAATATGATTTGTGCCGCTATCGTGGAGCAAACACCATTCTACGATTGGGATTTTAGCGTCTTTATTTTGCAAGACGAAACCATCAACGGGTTTGCTTGCCCTGGCGGCTATATTTTTCTCACCAAAGGTATGATTGATGCTTGCCAAGATGAATCAGAGCTGGCGGCTGTCATTGCGCATGAAATTGCGCATGTCATTCGCCGACACGGAATGGAAGAACTCACAAAGCGCATTGCAAAAATCCGAGCTGCTGAAGCCTTTGCCGAGCTCGAGCAAGAAATGGAAGAAGAAATGGATGAAAGCGAGCAAGAGCTTGAGGAAATTGCCGCTGAATCATATGAGCGTGCCATTCGCAAGCGTCTACTCAAATACGAGTTTGAAGCCGACCGCTACGGTGCTTATCTTGCTGCACAAGCAGGCTATGACCCATTTGGCATTATTCGCATCAGTGAAACGGTTGCGCTGGCGCAAGCAAAGATGGCTGAACCCAAAGTATATAGCTCCGAATACTTCGCACCTGACGATGCTCGCGAGCGCATAAAGCAAATCCGGGCATTCGTTTCTACGCACTACAAGCCCACTACTAAAGGTCGCTTCAAAGAGCGTTTTATGCGCAACACGCGCTAA
- a CDS encoding DASH family cryptochrome, translated as MSSWKNLVWLRNDLRLHDNEALTAALSSSPDTLLVYCLDERLLGTLPSGFPKMGKFRAKFLLESLADLREQVRQKGGELIFRIGKPEEIVPELAKVAGVSFVYFHREVTSEELRVEAALRKNLQAIGIQTKEYWGSTLYHLNDLPMSIEHLPDVFTQFRKECEKRATVRATFPAPKSLRKPTSIEVGALPTLEQLGIQPPQPEPRAAFYFKGGEREGLRRLEEYFWQKDLLRNYKETRNGLIGADYSSKFSAWLALGCLSPRKIYEEIKRYEAKRIANDSTYWLIFELIWRDFFRFVALKYGNRLFHKFGIKGQPKKWSRDRVLFQRWVEGRTGQPFIDANMRELAATGFMSNRGRQNVASYLVHYLQIDWRLGAEYFESMLVDYDVCSNYGNWNYVAGIGNDPRENRVFNPVRQAEMYDPEAAFIKLWIPELRNIPARQILTAERLSYS; from the coding sequence ATGTCGTCTTGGAAAAATCTTGTTTGGCTGCGCAATGATTTGCGCTTGCACGATAACGAAGCCCTCACTGCGGCGCTAAGTAGCTCTCCCGATACTTTGCTGGTCTATTGTCTCGATGAGCGTCTTTTGGGCACGCTTCCATCAGGCTTTCCCAAGATGGGGAAGTTCAGAGCAAAATTCTTGCTTGAAAGTCTCGCAGATTTGCGTGAGCAAGTTCGCCAAAAGGGAGGGGAGCTAATTTTTCGCATCGGTAAGCCAGAGGAGATTGTGCCTGAGCTTGCCAAGGTCGCAGGCGTCTCTTTTGTGTATTTCCACCGAGAAGTAACCAGCGAAGAGCTGCGTGTGGAAGCCGCACTCCGAAAAAATCTGCAGGCCATAGGCATTCAAACCAAAGAGTATTGGGGCAGCACGCTTTATCACTTGAACGATTTGCCGATGTCTATTGAGCACTTGCCCGACGTGTTCACACAGTTCCGCAAGGAATGCGAAAAGCGCGCAACTGTGCGTGCCACGTTCCCCGCGCCGAAATCGCTGCGTAAGCCCACCAGCATAGAGGTAGGGGCGTTGCCGACGCTTGAGCAGTTAGGAATACAGCCGCCGCAGCCTGAGCCGCGTGCAGCTTTTTACTTCAAGGGCGGAGAGCGTGAAGGTCTGAGGCGCTTAGAAGAATATTTCTGGCAGAAGGATTTACTCAGAAACTACAAAGAGACTCGCAATGGCTTAATTGGTGCAGATTACTCCTCAAAATTTTCGGCATGGCTGGCTTTAGGGTGTCTGTCACCACGAAAAATTTACGAAGAAATTAAGCGCTACGAAGCCAAGCGCATTGCTAATGACTCCACCTACTGGCTCATTTTCGAGCTTATCTGGCGTGATTTTTTCCGCTTTGTTGCGCTCAAATATGGTAATCGCTTGTTCCACAAATTCGGCATTAAGGGGCAGCCAAAGAAGTGGTCTCGCGATAGAGTATTGTTCCAAAGATGGGTAGAAGGACGTACAGGACAGCCGTTCATTGATGCCAATATGCGTGAGCTAGCTGCAACAGGGTTTATGTCGAATCGAGGGCGACAAAATGTTGCCAGTTATTTGGTGCATTATCTGCAAATCGACTGGCGACTAGGCGCTGAGTACTTTGAGTCAATGTTGGTCGATTACGATGTGTGTAGCAACTATGGCAATTGGAACTATGTAGCAGGCATTGGTAACGACCCACGAGAAAACCGCGTGTTCAACCCTGTGCGCCAAGCGGAAATGTACGACCCCGAAGCGGCATTCATTAAACTGTGGATTCCTGAGTTGCGAAACATTCCGGCACGCCAAATCCTGACAGCAGAAAGGCTATCATACTCCTAA
- a CDS encoding sterol desaturase family protein: MTITALASLLPILVIAAAVLFIVLERLFPYDKGQPFFREGFFADLVFYALLQSYVLSLIISAIVYWIDAQTGLSRLRLLEGVPLWAQTLIFLITHDFYIYWFHRWQHHNKVLWRLHEAHHSVRQVDWIAGMRSHSLEILINQTIEFAPIVLLGAPPEMILIKGAIDGIWGMWIHSNIDVKSGVLQLIINGPEMHRWHHSCDIKEGGINFSTKLAIWDWLFGTAYLPKEKPSGYGITDTHYPLSITDGPLYIRFWEDTKSYIRQHLYAFRPLSESAA, from the coding sequence ATGACCATTACCGCGCTTGCCAGTCTTCTACCAATTCTGGTTATCGCTGCTGCGGTGCTGTTCATCGTGCTGGAGCGGCTTTTCCCCTACGATAAAGGGCAGCCTTTTTTCCGAGAGGGATTTTTCGCTGACCTTGTCTTCTATGCCCTCTTGCAGAGCTACGTGCTATCGCTCATCATTTCAGCTATTGTGTATTGGATTGACGCTCAGACTGGGCTATCCCGACTAAGGCTGTTGGAGGGCGTGCCACTTTGGGCACAAACGCTCATTTTTCTGATTACGCATGACTTTTACATCTATTGGTTTCATCGCTGGCAACATCACAACAAAGTGCTCTGGCGACTGCACGAGGCGCATCACTCTGTTCGGCAGGTTGACTGGATTGCAGGTATGCGCTCACACTCGCTGGAGATTTTGATTAACCAAACAATTGAATTTGCACCAATTGTGTTGCTGGGTGCTCCTCCTGAAATGATTCTCATTAAAGGCGCCATTGACGGCATCTGGGGAATGTGGATTCACAGCAACATTGATGTCAAATCGGGTGTGCTGCAGCTCATTATCAACGGTCCAGAAATGCACCGCTGGCATCACTCCTGTGACATCAAAGAAGGTGGTATAAACTTCTCGACCAAATTAGCGATTTGGGATTGGCTATTTGGCACAGCCTATTTGCCTAAAGAAAAACCTTCTGGATACGGCATCACTGACACCCACTATCCGCTCAGCATCACAGACGGTCCACTTTACATTCGCTTTTGGGAAGACACCAAAAGCTACATTAGGCAGCACCTATACGCATTCCGTCCGCTCTCGGAAAGTGCTGCTTAG
- the dnaG gene encoding DNA primase translates to MRLPEEKIEEIRRLADIVDVVSEYVPLQPAGRNYKARSPFTNERTPSFFVSPEKQIYKCFSSGKGGNVFTFVMEMEKVGFLDAVKIVAKKVGIDLSQYEKGSDAAEKEQIEYAVMRFAARFFHQALNTAEGKVCLEYFKSRGLTRETISHFGLGYAYNHWDKLIEAAQSENFSVDLLRTLGLASYSEKSGKHYDTFRHRAMFPIFSTAGKVVGFAGRLLEDEKDAPKYINSPESPLYEKSKLLYALNFAKDDIRRKGEAILVEGYMDAISLHQAGICNCVASSGTALTTEQVKLLSRYSRNILFLYDGDRAGLSAMQRGIDTMLEQGMTPFVVILPDGHDPDSFVREAGAESLRQFITAHRFSFLDFKIQMLKESGALSDPVQFRRSLSELVATLLKLPDELAQEIYFKALSEKLDISLALLRNEAESQQAEKRRKRLAPKLSVSPAVQQAAAQHIAPAKPSQAKEVLSVVERTFLKALLESTAHGSAALEFTAEYLSLLNLQHPQVQATVAFILRRYEQLKARGLNTLDVPSELAYLEDESLRNFISELLIETPISERWPEESATHHARRCLQAFLDATSRLMMAQCDHLLKENLAKLQHTLDEAEQVRLLEEQKRILERRQEIRREFEAISKNWGC, encoded by the coding sequence ATGAGATTGCCCGAAGAAAAAATTGAGGAAATCCGCCGCTTAGCCGATATTGTTGATGTGGTATCGGAGTATGTCCCCTTGCAGCCAGCTGGCAGAAACTACAAAGCACGCTCTCCTTTCACCAATGAAAGAACACCATCGTTTTTCGTTTCGCCTGAGAAGCAAATCTACAAGTGCTTTTCCAGCGGCAAAGGCGGCAATGTCTTCACGTTTGTGATGGAGATGGAAAAAGTCGGCTTTCTTGATGCAGTGAAAATCGTAGCAAAGAAAGTCGGCATAGATCTCTCGCAGTATGAGAAAGGCTCTGATGCAGCAGAGAAAGAACAAATTGAATACGCAGTGATGCGCTTTGCGGCAAGGTTTTTTCACCAAGCCCTCAATACGGCTGAAGGAAAAGTCTGCCTCGAGTATTTCAAAAGTCGTGGACTAACTCGGGAGACCATCTCACACTTTGGGCTTGGTTACGCCTATAACCACTGGGATAAGCTGATTGAGGCGGCACAGAGCGAAAACTTTTCGGTCGACTTGCTGCGGACACTGGGCTTGGCCAGCTACAGCGAAAAATCAGGCAAACACTACGATACCTTCCGCCATCGAGCCATGTTTCCGATTTTCTCAACAGCGGGCAAGGTAGTTGGCTTTGCTGGTCGCTTGCTCGAGGACGAAAAAGATGCACCAAAGTATATCAACTCGCCAGAAAGCCCGCTCTACGAAAAATCCAAGCTGCTGTATGCACTGAACTTTGCCAAAGATGACATTCGTCGAAAAGGAGAAGCCATTTTGGTAGAAGGTTATATGGACGCCATTTCACTGCATCAAGCAGGCATTTGCAATTGTGTGGCGTCCAGTGGCACAGCGCTGACAACTGAACAAGTAAAGTTGCTCTCACGCTACAGCAGAAATATCCTCTTTCTCTACGATGGCGACCGTGCCGGGCTTTCAGCAATGCAGCGAGGCATTGATACCATGCTCGAGCAAGGCATGACGCCGTTTGTGGTCATTTTGCCTGATGGACATGACCCTGATAGCTTTGTGCGAGAAGCAGGTGCTGAGTCGCTGCGTCAGTTTATCACGGCGCACCGTTTTTCCTTTCTGGACTTCAAAATTCAGATGCTAAAAGAGAGCGGGGCATTATCAGACCCTGTGCAGTTTCGTCGTAGCCTCTCAGAATTGGTGGCCACGCTGCTCAAGCTACCTGATGAGCTAGCACAGGAAATTTACTTTAAGGCGCTGTCAGAGAAGTTAGACATTAGCCTTGCACTGCTGCGAAATGAAGCAGAGTCGCAACAGGCAGAGAAACGCAGAAAGCGTCTTGCGCCGAAGCTGTCTGTATCGCCAGCCGTGCAACAGGCAGCGGCGCAGCACATCGCACCAGCAAAGCCTTCGCAAGCAAAAGAGGTTTTATCGGTAGTAGAGCGCACATTTCTAAAAGCACTGCTGGAAAGCACGGCACACGGATCTGCAGCGTTAGAGTTTACAGCCGAGTATCTTTCGCTCCTAAACTTGCAGCACCCGCAGGTGCAAGCAACGGTGGCATTCATACTCAGACGCTATGAGCAGCTTAAAGCACGTGGGCTAAATACGCTGGATGTGCCAAGTGAGCTGGCTTATTTGGAAGACGAAAGCCTACGCAACTTCATCTCAGAGCTGCTAATCGAAACACCCATTTCAGAACGCTGGCCGGAAGAATCCGCAACTCATCACGCGCGCCGATGCCTTCAAGCATTCTTAGACGCTACGAGTAGATTGATGATGGCTCAGTGCGATCACCTGCTAAAAGAAAATCTGGCAAAGCTGCAGCACACATTAGACGAAGCAGAACAAGTGCGCTTGCTCGAAGAACAAAAGCGCATTCTCGAGCGTCGTCAAGAAATACGCCGAGAGTTTGAAGCCATCTCAAAAAATTGGGGATGCTAA
- a CDS encoding DivIVA domain-containing protein, giving the protein MLVIVTFREIAKPTRIMKLTPIDIKKQTFNRVLRGYDPEEVEAFLGTVAKQWEETLAEQDALKRKLYELEGQVQKFKEVESILHQTLAQAQQSTASVVENAKREAELIRQEAQMKAAQILERAKNEAIALSDDIQRLNAQKHEIVQKLRLLLASQLELLNSFAADEDAYIVNQIAARKQMRLQAQASTSQPDLAPTDAPPRSEPSPAPAPSVSSMPSVSSTAADTTLEQTQSEKTTRYEVPVETYKGSVSKRHINIDEILNSLE; this is encoded by the coding sequence ATGCTTGTTATCGTTACCTTTCGAGAAATTGCAAAACCGACGCGCATCATGAAACTCACGCCAATTGACATCAAAAAGCAAACTTTCAATAGAGTTTTGCGTGGCTATGACCCCGAGGAGGTGGAGGCTTTCTTAGGCACCGTTGCCAAGCAGTGGGAAGAAACTTTGGCTGAACAAGATGCGCTGAAACGCAAACTCTATGAGCTTGAGGGTCAGGTGCAGAAGTTCAAGGAAGTTGAAAGCATTTTACATCAAACACTGGCACAAGCCCAGCAATCTACAGCCAGCGTTGTTGAAAATGCCAAGCGCGAAGCCGAGTTGATTCGGCAAGAAGCGCAGATGAAAGCTGCGCAAATCCTCGAGCGTGCCAAAAATGAAGCGATTGCCCTTAGCGACGACATCCAACGCCTGAATGCGCAAAAACACGAGATTGTTCAAAAACTTCGTCTTTTGCTTGCTTCACAGTTAGAGCTTTTGAATTCCTTTGCCGCTGATGAAGATGCTTACATTGTCAATCAAATTGCCGCACGCAAGCAGATGCGTCTGCAAGCCCAAGCCAGCACCAGTCAACCTGACTTAGCACCAACAGACGCCCCACCCCGTTCTGAACCTTCTCCTGCCCCTGCTCCGTCTGTTTCTTCCATGCCTTCTGTTAGCTCTACTGCCGCTGATACTACGTTGGAGCAAACTCAGTCAGAGAAAACCACCCGCTACGAAGTGCCTGTTGAAACCTATAAAGGCTCTGTAAGCAAGCGACATATCAACATTGATGAAATCCTAAACAGCTTAGAATAA
- a CDS encoding aminotransferase class I/II-fold pyridoxal phosphate-dependent enzyme: MSVPYQPARRTQNYKYAIRNIVSEAKKIEAQGRRVTYLNIGDPSLYGFQPPQELIEAAIKAMRDGHNGYSPSVGILEARQAVADEAAHRGIPTSPEDVIFTYGASEAADLVFTALLEPGDEVLVPAPGYPLYTAIATKLGAVEVKYRQNAQNNWQPDADELRCKVTSRTKLLVIINPNNPTGALYSEATLRAMLQVAREHKLVVIADEVYHKLIFEGKHIPIGSLADKDLPVITMESLSKNYLAPGWRLGWMSVTNSHLIPDLMAAIRKLADARLCAPMPPQHVIKTALQLPASYLEPTLTRLRQQRDITFEALNRIPGIRCNKPEGAFYAMAQVDLQQGELGTDEEFVLGLLREKAVLFVHGSGFGTHPTEGFFRVVFLPDAETLKDVYARVADFTRVFRETRLSAVAK, from the coding sequence ATGTCAGTGCCGTATCAACCTGCGCGTCGCACGCAGAATTACAAATACGCCATTCGCAACATCGTCTCTGAAGCCAAGAAAATTGAAGCGCAAGGTCGGCGCGTTACTTATCTCAATATCGGCGACCCCTCGCTTTATGGCTTTCAGCCACCGCAGGAGCTTATTGAGGCAGCTATCAAAGCGATGCGAGATGGGCATAATGGCTATTCGCCTTCAGTTGGCATTCTGGAAGCCCGCCAAGCTGTTGCCGATGAGGCAGCCCATCGTGGCATTCCCACTTCCCCCGAAGACGTGATTTTCACATATGGTGCTTCAGAAGCAGCTGATCTTGTCTTCACAGCGCTTCTTGAGCCCGGTGATGAAGTCTTAGTGCCTGCACCCGGCTATCCGCTTTATACTGCGATTGCCACCAAACTGGGCGCAGTTGAAGTAAAGTATCGCCAAAATGCCCAAAACAACTGGCAGCCAGACGCCGATGAACTGCGTTGCAAAGTTACATCTCGCACAAAGCTACTGGTGATTATCAACCCAAATAATCCGACTGGTGCACTGTACTCTGAAGCTACGCTTCGCGCCATGCTCCAAGTCGCTCGTGAACACAAACTGGTTGTAATTGCCGACGAAGTCTATCACAAGCTCATCTTTGAAGGCAAGCATATCCCGATAGGTAGCCTTGCAGACAAAGACTTGCCTGTTATTACAATGGAATCGCTCTCAAAAAATTATCTTGCACCGGGCTGGCGACTGGGTTGGATGAGCGTGACGAACTCGCACTTGATTCCCGATTTGATGGCTGCGATTCGCAAGTTAGCCGATGCTCGGCTTTGTGCCCCTATGCCGCCTCAGCATGTCATCAAAACTGCTTTGCAGTTGCCTGCCTCCTACCTTGAACCTACGCTCACTCGCCTTCGCCAGCAGCGCGACATTACCTTCGAAGCCCTTAACCGCATTCCGGGCATCAGGTGCAACAAGCCTGAGGGCGCTTTCTACGCCATGGCACAGGTTGATTTGCAGCAAGGGGAGCTTGGCACAGATGAAGAATTTGTCTTAGGACTGCTACGCGAAAAGGCGGTGCTGTTCGTGCATGGCTCTGGCTTTGGCACTCATCCCACAGAAGGGTTTTTCCGAGTCGTGTTTTTGCCTGACGCCGAAACGCTGAAAGATGTGTATGCACGTGTTGCAGACTTTACGCGTGTCTTTCGCGAGACTCGCTTATCCGCTGTTGCAAAATAA
- a CDS encoding purine-nucleoside phosphorylase codes for MTELRQKINEASNFIRQHTRDTYPIGIVLGTGLGGLAREINQTLCLDYDKIPHFPLSTVESHHGRLIFGTLSGKNVVAMQGRFHYYEGYSMQEITFPIRVMKTLGVQTLCISNACGGLNPLYRKGDIMIIDDHINLIGDNPLIGKNDDELGPRFPDMSEPYSRRLIALAEEAALELKIKVHRGVYVALSGPSLETRAEYRMLRLLQADVVGMSTVPEVIVANHQGTEVLGISIITDECFPESLKPVDVKEIIAAANEAEPKMTAIFKRVIEKL; via the coding sequence ATGACAGAATTGCGCCAAAAAATCAATGAAGCCAGCAACTTCATCCGCCAGCACACCCGTGACACTTACCCGATTGGCATTGTGCTCGGCACAGGTCTTGGCGGACTTGCCAGAGAAATCAATCAAACACTTTGCTTGGATTATGACAAAATTCCCCACTTCCCGCTCTCAACTGTAGAGTCGCATCACGGACGACTTATTTTCGGCACGCTGAGTGGCAAAAATGTCGTCGCAATGCAGGGGCGCTTTCACTACTACGAAGGCTACTCCATGCAAGAAATTACTTTCCCCATTCGCGTCATGAAGACGCTGGGCGTCCAAACGCTTTGCATCTCCAATGCGTGTGGCGGCCTGAACCCGCTCTATCGCAAAGGCGACATTATGATTATTGACGACCACATCAACTTGATTGGCGATAACCCCCTTATTGGGAAAAATGATGATGAGCTCGGCCCCCGCTTTCCCGATATGAGCGAGCCTTACTCCCGACGGCTTATTGCGCTGGCTGAAGAAGCTGCTCTGGAGCTTAAAATTAAGGTGCATCGTGGCGTCTATGTAGCGCTCTCAGGGCCGAGCTTAGAGACTCGTGCTGAATATCGTATGCTCCGCTTGCTCCAAGCCGATGTGGTCGGCATGTCTACCGTGCCAGAAGTCATCGTTGCCAATCATCAAGGCACAGAGGTCTTAGGCATCTCCATCATCACTGACGAATGCTTTCCAGAGAGCCTAAAACCTGTTGATGTCAAAGAAATTATTGCTGCGGCTAATGAAGCTGAGCCTAAGATGACTGCAATATTTAAGCGCGTGATTGAAAAGTTGTAG
- a CDS encoding ABC transporter permease, producing the protein MSTLSRAAQLKTALLVARRFIFAAKKVRMINIITALSILGVIVGTATIVIVLSVMNGFRDLAYNLFLAIDTEVRLIPKQGATMTMSDSLLLQLRQIEGVASARPFVEGKVLLITPKQSGVVMLKGIEPEAYQELAPYLDEHRRFLEENHIILGLPLAYRFSAMYNTDVRVLSTKQIDEGLAALQNPLLRSAITLPVLRVGNFFSAHRLYDDVYALTARRTAQSVFGYTPEVVTGIELRAKSGVSDEALKARLESWLRQQGLSEQFAAESLSDRFLELFRVMKLEKWGSFIILLLIVVVAATSLIGSLTMTAIEKRRDLYFLACMGLAPQSLRHLFIFEGLLIGVIGTVSGTLFGFLVCFAQKKFELVPLPSAESFIIRAYPVSMIATDFVAVVAATLVIVFLASLYPAHRAALLAKVQPDKLRT; encoded by the coding sequence ATGAGCACGCTCTCCCGAGCAGCGCAATTGAAGACCGCTCTGCTGGTTGCGCGCCGATTTATCTTTGCAGCAAAGAAGGTGCGCATGATCAACATCATCACTGCGCTGAGCATCTTGGGGGTGATTGTAGGCACCGCCACCATCGTAATTGTTCTCTCCGTGATGAATGGGTTTCGTGACCTTGCATACAATCTTTTCTTAGCAATTGATACTGAAGTGCGGCTGATTCCAAAGCAAGGTGCAACGATGACAATGTCAGACTCACTGCTGCTGCAACTGCGCCAGATTGAAGGCGTGGCATCGGCGCGACCATTCGTAGAAGGAAAAGTTTTGCTCATTACGCCAAAGCAAAGCGGGGTAGTGATGCTCAAAGGCATTGAGCCAGAGGCATATCAGGAACTTGCTCCCTACTTAGATGAACACCGCCGCTTTCTGGAAGAGAACCACATCATTTTAGGCTTGCCGCTGGCGTATCGTTTTTCGGCAATGTATAACACCGATGTGCGCGTGCTGTCTACCAAGCAAATTGATGAGGGACTGGCAGCCTTGCAAAATCCTTTGCTTCGCTCTGCGATAACACTCCCTGTGCTGCGAGTTGGCAACTTTTTTTCAGCGCATCGGCTCTACGACGATGTGTATGCACTCACCGCACGGCGTACTGCACAATCGGTGTTTGGATATACGCCAGAGGTTGTAACAGGAATTGAACTGCGTGCAAAGTCAGGGGTGTCTGATGAAGCACTAAAAGCGCGTCTTGAAAGCTGGCTAAGACAACAGGGACTATCGGAGCAATTTGCCGCCGAGAGCCTATCCGACAGATTTCTCGAGCTCTTCCGCGTAATGAAGTTAGAAAAGTGGGGCAGCTTTATCATTCTGCTCCTAATCGTAGTGGTCGCCGCAACCAGTTTGATTGGCTCATTGACAATGACAGCTATTGAGAAGCGGCGCGACCTATACTTTCTTGCCTGTATGGGATTAGCACCTCAGAGCTTGCGACATCTCTTCATCTTTGAGGGATTGCTAATTGGCGTAATAGGCACAGTGAGTGGCACACTGTTCGGCTTTCTTGTCTGCTTTGCGCAAAAAAAGTTCGAGCTGGTGCCGCTGCCGTCGGCTGAATCGTTCATTATTCGTGCCTACCCTGTTTCAATGATTGCAACGGATTTTGTAGCCGTGGTGGCAGCAACGCTAGTGATTGTCTTTTTAGCAAGCCTCTATCCTGCGCATCGTGCGGCACTGCTGGCAAAGGTGCAGCCCGACAAATTGCGCACTTAG
- a CDS encoding ABC transporter permease: MRQTRPSFITLIAVIGLALGTAALILTLTIVYGFSRVIESKIALFGAHIQVSHASLKEMPLDTVVLSEISKVPNVAAVSPFLQRSVILKSRAPNGDPLLEPALLKGIVPTEDVSRICEKVVAGAFLSDSAYRSGLPILIGKKLAQRLALSPQSEALVIASATALDASTVLPQSPEALLEQLRLDNAVVVGIYETGLAQGFDEAVVFTTLPALQRFVGAPKRISGYEVRTVEFEQVRQTGNELNQILRPPLMARTIYQLHSAIYAWLSLQKNVVPLLLVMVTIVAAFNVVSTLLIIVLEKSAEIGVLMSFGASPKHIRRIFVSQAFFIALVGIAAGNALALCLSLLEKHFHLIPLPAETYYISETPIFIEPLHYGVVSITALAIALLASLIPAQSASRLKPIDAIRL; encoded by the coding sequence GTGCGGCAAACTCGCCCATCGTTTATTACACTGATTGCTGTGATAGGCTTAGCCTTAGGCACTGCAGCACTCATTCTCACGCTTACAATTGTCTATGGCTTTAGCCGTGTTATTGAATCCAAAATTGCCCTGTTTGGGGCACATATTCAGGTTTCACACGCATCGCTGAAAGAAATGCCGCTTGATACGGTAGTGCTATCTGAGATTTCAAAGGTGCCTAATGTTGCAGCGGTTTCACCATTTTTGCAGCGCAGCGTCATTCTCAAATCACGGGCACCGAATGGCGACCCCTTGCTGGAACCTGCACTGCTGAAGGGTATTGTGCCAACAGAAGACGTAAGCCGCATTTGCGAAAAAGTCGTGGCAGGTGCATTCCTCTCCGACTCGGCATATCGCTCAGGGCTACCGATTCTTATCGGTAAAAAGCTGGCGCAGCGATTAGCGCTATCACCTCAGTCAGAAGCGCTTGTGATTGCATCAGCTACTGCACTGGATGCGAGCACGGTGCTGCCCCAAAGTCCAGAAGCCCTCTTGGAGCAACTTCGGCTGGACAATGCAGTCGTTGTGGGAATTTATGAGACAGGTCTTGCACAGGGCTTTGATGAAGCAGTGGTGTTTACAACGCTCCCTGCTTTGCAACGCTTCGTGGGCGCACCAAAGAGAATTTCTGGCTACGAAGTGCGCACCGTAGAGTTTGAGCAGGTGCGCCAAACAGGGAATGAGCTAAATCAAATCTTGCGTCCGCCACTGATGGCGCGCACAATATATCAATTGCACTCGGCTATTTATGCGTGGCTAAGCCTGCAAAAGAATGTAGTGCCACTGCTTTTGGTGATGGTGACCATCGTGGCTGCGTTTAACGTTGTCTCCACGCTGCTCATTATCGTGCTGGAAAAAAGCGCAGAGATTGGCGTGCTAATGTCATTTGGAGCAAGCCCAAAACACATTCGGCGCATCTTTGTCTCACAAGCCTTTTTCATTGCGCTGGTGGGCATTGCAGCGGGGAATGCCTTGGCGCTGTGTCTTTCACTGCTCGAGAAGCACTTTCATCTGATTCCCTTGCCAGCAGAGACCTACTACATTTCGGAAACACCGATTTTCATTGAACCACTGCACTACGGAGTTGTGTCTATTACAGCACTAGCAATTGCACTGCTTGCCTCACTGATTCCAGCGCAAAGTGCAAGCCGCTTGAAGCCAATAGATGCCATACGACTATGA